One part of the Candidatus Eisenbacteria bacterium genome encodes these proteins:
- a CDS encoding SPFH domain-containing protein has protein sequence MSEFLEVLEWNDPLPGEIVRRYPAEGSAEIKMGAVCVVQESQQAVFFRDGKALDALRAGRHVLSTQNLPIITKVLSLPFGFKNPFRTAMYFVSQRVVTDLRWGTKNPVAFRDRDLGLVRLRGFGVYTLRVGDPVKFVNTLMGVRGSMGSAEVGDYLCDVIVSRLNDLLGETFTSILDLPAGYEELAAKVKNAVHEDFAKYGIELVDFFVNAITPPDEVQKMIDERSGLGAVGNLDNFLKYNAAKALGGSGQGGGIGATAAQAGMGVGVGAGVGAALPSMIAQGMHSPQPATGVALSAVCGACAAALPQGSKFCPQCGTTLGPAAACPKCGAPRVPGTKFCGQCGEKLA, from the coding sequence GTGTCGGAATTCCTGGAAGTACTCGAGTGGAACGACCCGCTGCCCGGTGAGATCGTCCGGCGCTACCCCGCCGAGGGCTCGGCCGAGATCAAGATGGGCGCGGTGTGCGTGGTGCAGGAGTCGCAGCAGGCGGTGTTCTTCCGCGACGGCAAGGCGCTGGACGCGCTCCGCGCCGGCCGCCACGTCCTGAGCACGCAGAACCTGCCCATCATCACCAAGGTCCTGTCGCTGCCGTTCGGATTCAAGAACCCGTTCCGGACCGCCATGTACTTCGTGAGCCAGCGCGTGGTCACCGACCTGCGCTGGGGCACCAAGAACCCGGTGGCGTTCCGGGACCGCGACCTGGGGCTGGTGCGCCTGCGCGGCTTCGGGGTGTACACGCTCCGCGTGGGCGACCCGGTGAAGTTCGTGAACACCCTGATGGGAGTGCGCGGCTCCATGGGCTCGGCCGAAGTCGGCGACTACCTGTGCGACGTGATCGTGTCGCGCCTCAACGACCTGCTCGGCGAGACGTTCACCAGTATCCTGGACCTGCCCGCGGGCTACGAGGAGCTGGCCGCCAAGGTGAAGAACGCGGTGCACGAGGACTTCGCGAAGTACGGCATCGAGCTGGTGGACTTCTTCGTCAACGCCATCACGCCGCCCGACGAGGTCCAGAAAATGATCGACGAGCGCAGCGGCCTGGGCGCGGTCGGCAACCTGGACAACTTCCTGAAGTACAACGCCGCCAAGGCGCTCGGTGGCTCGGGGCAGGGCGGCGGGATCGGGGCGACGGCCGCGCAGGCGGGCATGGGCGTGGGAGTGGGGGCCGGCGTCGGCGCCGCCCTGCCGTCCATGATCGCCCAGGGCATGCACTCGCCGCAGCCGGCGACCGGCGTGGCGCTCTCCGCGGTGTGCGGCGCCTGCGCCGCGGCCCTGCCGCAGGGCTCGAAGTTCTGTCCGCAGTGCGGCACCACCCTGGGTCCGGCGGCCGCGTGCCCGAAGTGCGGCGCGCCGCGGGTGCCGGGCACGAAGTTCTGCGGGCAGTGCGGTGAAAAGCTGGCCTGA
- a CDS encoding cytochrome c, whose amino-acid sequence MFRIVRIAALALIVLGVLSLAGCGQKTEPAATGGAATEAAPGATPEAAPAAPGGDTWTPPNNDYAALDAGPPASGTPVDKALAEKGKALFVSKTCVACHAFGSKKIGPDLAPVAGQRSAEWIKAQLMHTAVMIANDPVTKQLMAESNNVPMVVPGGVTEEEANALIEYIKNGGK is encoded by the coding sequence ATGTTCCGTATCGTTCGCATCGCGGCCCTGGCGCTGATCGTGCTGGGCGTGCTGTCCCTGGCCGGCTGCGGCCAGAAGACCGAGCCGGCGGCCACCGGCGGCGCCGCCACCGAGGCCGCCCCGGGCGCCACCCCCGAAGCCGCCCCTGCGGCTCCGGGCGGCGACACCTGGACCCCGCCGAACAACGACTACGCGGCGCTGGACGCCGGCCCGCCCGCTTCGGGCACCCCGGTGGACAAGGCGCTCGCAGAGAAGGGCAAGGCACTGTTCGTCTCCAAGACCTGCGTCGCCTGTCACGCCTTCGGCTCCAAGAAGATCGGTCCGGACCTGGCCCCGGTGGCCGGGCAGCGCAGCGCCGAGTGGATCAAGGCGCAGCTGATGCACACCGCGGTGATGATCGCCAACGACCCGGTCACCAAGCAGTTGATGGCCGAGTCGAACAACGTGCCGATGGTGGTGCCCGGCGGCGTGACCGAGGAAGAGGCCAACGCGCTGATCGAGTACATCAAGAACGGCGGCAAGTAG
- the mdh gene encoding malate dehydrogenase has translation MARKVSIIGGGGNVGASCGLYVAQMGIADVVLVDVVEGLAAGKALDLLQSAPVQGFNALLTGSHEMAAIEGSDVVVVTAGVARKPGMSREDLLKVNADIARSAAEAIRKHAPNAHVILVTNPLDVMAYLTWKVTGFPKNRVTGMAGVLDSARLRAFVALELGVSPEDVHAMVLGGHGDSMVPLPRYTTVGGISITELISPEKIAALSKRTAGGGAEIVALLKTGSAFYAPGASAALMAHAIITGRRRLLPASVALEGEYGMKDLFIGVPIVLGAKGVEQIIPLKLSAEEMGLLQKSGDAVKKTIAELGL, from the coding sequence GTGGCCAGGAAGGTGAGCATCATCGGCGGCGGCGGTAACGTCGGCGCGTCCTGTGGTCTGTACGTGGCACAGATGGGCATCGCGGACGTGGTGTTGGTGGACGTCGTGGAAGGGCTGGCCGCGGGCAAGGCGCTGGACCTGCTCCAGAGCGCCCCGGTGCAGGGCTTCAACGCGCTCCTGACCGGGAGCCACGAGATGGCCGCGATCGAGGGTTCGGACGTGGTGGTGGTCACCGCCGGCGTGGCCCGCAAGCCGGGCATGAGCCGCGAGGATCTCCTCAAGGTGAACGCGGACATCGCCCGGAGCGCCGCCGAGGCGATCCGGAAGCACGCCCCGAACGCCCACGTGATCCTGGTCACCAACCCGCTCGACGTGATGGCCTACCTCACCTGGAAGGTCACCGGCTTCCCGAAGAACCGCGTCACGGGCATGGCCGGCGTGCTGGACTCGGCCCGCCTGCGCGCCTTCGTGGCCCTGGAACTGGGCGTGTCGCCCGAGGACGTCCACGCCATGGTGCTGGGCGGACACGGCGACTCCATGGTGCCCCTGCCGCGCTACACCACGGTGGGCGGCATCTCCATCACCGAACTGATCTCGCCGGAGAAGATCGCGGCCCTCTCGAAGCGCACCGCCGGCGGCGGCGCCGAGATCGTGGCCCTGCTCAAGACCGGCAGCGCGTTCTACGCGCCGGGCGCGTCCGCCGCCCTGATGGCGCATGCGATCATCACCGGCCGCAGGCGGCTCCTGCCGGCCTCGGTGGCCCTCGAGGGCGAGTACGGGATGAAGGACCTGTTCATCGGAGTGCCGATCGTGCTCGGCGCGAAGGGTGTGGAGCAGATCATTCCGCTCAAGCTCTCGGCCGAGGAGATGGGACTGCTGCAGAAGAGCGGCGACGCGGTCAAGAAGACCATCGCCGAGCTCGGGCTCTAG
- the rpmA gene encoding 50S ribosomal protein L27, giving the protein MAHKKGQSSSKNGRESNAQRLGVKRFGGEAVLAGNILVRQRGTVFRPGRNVGIGKDDTLFALVNGKVVFEKVARTARKRISVVAEEN; this is encoded by the coding sequence GTGGCTCACAAAAAAGGGCAGTCCAGCTCCAAGAACGGTCGCGAGTCCAACGCCCAGCGGCTGGGTGTGAAGCGCTTCGGCGGCGAGGCGGTGCTCGCCGGGAACATCCTGGTGCGGCAGCGTGGCACGGTGTTCCGGCCCGGCCGCAACGTCGGCATCGGCAAGGACGACACGCTGTTCGCCCTGGTCAATGGCAAGGTCGTGTTCGAGAAGGTGGCCCGGACCGCGCGCAAGCGCATCTCCGTGGTCGCCGAAGAGAACTGA
- the rplU gene encoding 50S ribosomal protein L21: MSFAVVEIGGLQYPVHENERIVVLLHVGTPGSKISFDQVKLVGEGAAVKVGRPQVAGASVEAEVLEHRKGKKVTIGKFKRKRDYHRTKGHRQDETVLKITRISA, encoded by the coding sequence ATGTCGTTTGCAGTCGTTGAGATCGGCGGGCTCCAGTACCCGGTGCACGAGAACGAGCGCATCGTGGTGCTGCTCCACGTCGGCACGCCCGGTTCGAAGATCAGCTTCGACCAGGTGAAGCTGGTGGGGGAAGGCGCGGCGGTCAAGGTTGGGCGCCCCCAGGTGGCCGGCGCCTCGGTGGAAGCCGAGGTCCTGGAGCACCGCAAGGGCAAGAAGGTCACGATCGGCAAGTTCAAGCGCAAGCGGGACTACCATCGGACGAAGGGGCACCGCCAGGACGAGACGGTGCTGAAGATCACCCGCATTTCCGCGTAG
- a CDS encoding Rne/Rng family ribonuclease produces the protein MERADRPHMVCVIFKGKVNAVLPGMQAAFVDLGLPKTAFLHVSDLAESLKDIDDLSDLEEHRRRGKKKTSQLKIEEFLEKGEEILVQVTKEPISTKGARVTQQISLPGRFVVFMPGLDHVGVSRKIEGREERTRLKQIIAEIKPDNAGLIVRTAGEGKTKRDFTADVKNLVKLWAKIEKKALVAKAPAVVNREMDMSIGLIRDLFTEDVNQVTVDSKDVHDEILDYLKTFSPELRSRVKLFKGNKPIFDHFGIESEIEKLMQRKVWLKKGGYLSIDQAEALVAIDVNTGRFTGRKNQEDTIFKTNMEAAREVARQLRLRDLGGIIVIDFIDMEIEANKRAVLDELRTYLKGDRSRTKTFEVSALGLVEMTRQRQGPSLFHYFTEDCPTCAGSGKVYSLESILRRLERLLRRVGLGSRERTIQVKLHPEAAVYVLEENNHRVEALEKQYKLRIDFKDDPQLKREDIRILQAKSGTDITRQFEQ, from the coding sequence GTGGAGCGCGCCGACCGGCCTCATATGGTGTGCGTCATCTTCAAGGGCAAGGTCAACGCCGTGCTTCCCGGCATGCAGGCCGCCTTCGTGGACCTGGGCCTGCCCAAGACCGCCTTCCTGCACGTCTCCGACCTCGCGGAGTCGCTGAAGGACATCGACGACCTGAGCGATCTCGAGGAGCACCGGCGCCGGGGCAAGAAGAAGACCTCGCAGCTCAAGATCGAGGAGTTCCTCGAGAAGGGCGAGGAGATCCTGGTGCAGGTCACCAAGGAGCCCATCAGCACCAAGGGCGCCCGGGTGACGCAGCAGATCTCGCTGCCCGGCCGGTTCGTGGTGTTCATGCCCGGGCTGGACCACGTCGGAGTCTCCCGCAAGATCGAAGGTCGCGAGGAGCGCACCCGGCTCAAGCAGATCATCGCCGAGATCAAGCCGGACAACGCGGGCCTGATCGTGCGCACCGCGGGGGAGGGCAAGACCAAGCGGGACTTCACCGCCGACGTGAAGAACCTGGTCAAGCTGTGGGCCAAGATCGAGAAGAAGGCGCTGGTGGCCAAGGCGCCCGCGGTGGTGAACCGCGAGATGGACATGAGCATCGGCCTGATCCGCGACCTGTTCACCGAGGACGTGAACCAGGTCACCGTGGACAGCAAGGACGTCCACGACGAGATCCTGGACTACCTCAAGACCTTCTCGCCCGAGCTCCGCTCGCGGGTCAAGCTGTTCAAGGGCAACAAGCCCATCTTCGACCACTTCGGCATCGAGAGCGAGATCGAGAAGCTGATGCAGCGCAAGGTGTGGCTGAAGAAGGGCGGCTACCTGAGCATCGACCAGGCCGAGGCGCTGGTGGCCATCGACGTCAACACCGGCCGCTTCACCGGGCGCAAGAACCAGGAAGACACCATCTTCAAGACCAACATGGAGGCCGCCCGCGAGGTGGCCCGGCAGCTGCGCCTGCGCGACCTGGGCGGGATCATCGTCATCGACTTCATCGACATGGAGATCGAGGCCAACAAGCGCGCGGTGCTGGACGAGCTGCGCACCTACCTCAAGGGCGACCGCTCGCGCACCAAGACCTTCGAGGTCAGCGCGCTGGGCCTGGTGGAGATGACCCGGCAGCGGCAGGGCCCCAGCCTGTTCCATTACTTCACCGAGGACTGCCCCACCTGCGCCGGCAGCGGCAAGGTGTACTCGCTGGAGTCGATTCTGAGACGGCTGGAGCGGTTGCTGCGGCGCGTGGGGCTGGGCAGCCGGGAGCGCACCATCCAGGTGAAACTCCACCCCGAGGCGGCGGTGTACGTGCTGGAGGAGAACAACCACCGCGTGGAGGCCCTGGAGAAGCAGTACAAGCTGCGCATCGACTTCAAGGACGACCCGCAGCTCAAGCGCGAGGATATCCGCATTCTCCAGGCCAAGTCGGGCACGGACATCACGCGGCAGTTCGAGCAGTAG
- a CDS encoding DUF2344 domain-containing protein, producing MRVTLDQLEDRILPRVEKPNRYLGNIHNLESRPREGRIGVLLAFPDALERAMEPSVAGLLHRVNRLEAAAADLCFTPAPDFATELRAHGLPLPALGSRTPASGFDLVVVPVAREELATGVPELLDLLRLPVLARERGEDGPLVVLGGPVMFNPEPFAGFADLVVVGDLETALDDLVGLALRRRDGALPRAQALRQAAAISGVYVPSLYGTAVGSRGRLLPRPLEGSGAPPSIAPLFALPQGQPDADSAPFLQPLSEIASDRLCVEVARGCSTGCPACRSGFPHRDPAVRPVGDVVAELARGLDATGWEEALLQLPPGAHGVELLTLLERADQVLLGRQLGIALASVGGDELVRPTAERLVRLRRGPLSFAVLAAGVRLRGALGLTPDEEHLLAGVRESQRQGWHSARLGFTVALPGETPEDVEAVPALLKRAQAAVRDLPEAAGKTGAFAGAFQVSASADVFLPRPHTRFEREALADLDDMRARLALLKRRIARGRLYVRRGAAERAWIGGLVARGDRRVGEAVLQAWRLGCLPATLDEPVAADLWLQALAACGLDGQELRAAFAPDEPLPWAMFREPEPTGAGLAAEGDAAAGGLASPASNGPAAGVAGTSNGTAAEPVSGESATPGPDPRLFGRKRRKAPASAAAWQRGLRFRIEYVKGEEVRFTSHLEVMRALERAVRRAGLPLAYSQGQVPHAKMASGPPLPLGFTSRAEYLDLEFSRSVDEGFLAELNACMNRGLEAHEAVVLSGKPASLSAALDTASWRAWMSAPVLKSLGLDAGACAERWGRALEELRRAAQPVAWPVKPGPDARTADARGIARGAAAECRAGVPEIRFDTPVNGGMRPEMFVARLTGLSELDPRLVRVERTGLWVTSGTRRLTPLMAIVSHPGALAAATDWS from the coding sequence ATGCGCGTGACGCTGGACCAGCTGGAGGATCGGATCCTCCCGCGGGTCGAAAAGCCCAATCGTTATCTCGGCAATATCCACAACCTCGAGTCCAGGCCCCGGGAGGGGCGCATCGGTGTGCTGCTGGCGTTTCCCGACGCGCTGGAGCGCGCCATGGAGCCCTCCGTGGCGGGCCTGCTGCACCGCGTGAACCGCCTCGAGGCCGCCGCCGCCGATCTCTGTTTCACTCCCGCACCCGACTTCGCCACCGAATTGCGCGCCCACGGCCTGCCGCTGCCCGCGCTGGGGAGCCGCACGCCCGCCTCCGGGTTCGATCTCGTGGTGGTGCCCGTTGCGCGCGAAGAGCTGGCCACGGGCGTGCCGGAGCTGCTGGACCTGCTGCGTCTGCCGGTCCTGGCCCGCGAGCGCGGGGAGGACGGCCCGCTGGTGGTGCTGGGCGGGCCGGTGATGTTCAATCCCGAGCCGTTCGCCGGCTTCGCGGACCTGGTGGTGGTGGGCGACCTCGAGACCGCGCTCGACGACCTGGTGGGCCTGGCGCTCCGTCGCCGCGACGGCGCGCTGCCGCGCGCGCAGGCGCTGCGGCAGGCGGCCGCGATTTCGGGCGTCTATGTGCCCTCGCTGTACGGAACGGCGGTGGGTTCGCGCGGGAGGTTGCTCCCGCGGCCGCTGGAAGGATCCGGCGCCCCCCCCTCGATCGCCCCGCTGTTCGCCCTGCCGCAGGGCCAGCCGGACGCCGATTCCGCGCCGTTCCTTCAGCCGCTCTCGGAGATCGCCTCCGACCGCCTGTGCGTGGAAGTGGCGCGGGGCTGTTCCACCGGCTGCCCGGCGTGCCGCTCGGGCTTCCCGCACCGCGACCCCGCGGTGCGCCCGGTGGGGGACGTGGTGGCCGAGCTGGCGCGCGGCCTCGACGCCACCGGCTGGGAGGAAGCGCTGCTGCAGCTGCCGCCCGGCGCGCACGGGGTGGAGTTGCTGACGTTGCTCGAGCGGGCCGACCAGGTGCTGCTGGGCCGTCAGCTGGGCATCGCCCTGGCATCCGTCGGCGGGGACGAGCTGGTGCGTCCCACCGCCGAGCGCCTGGTGCGACTGCGGCGCGGGCCGCTCTCGTTCGCGGTGCTGGCCGCCGGCGTGCGCCTGCGCGGGGCGCTGGGGCTGACCCCGGACGAGGAACATCTGCTGGCCGGCGTGCGCGAGTCCCAGCGCCAGGGCTGGCATTCGGCCCGGCTGGGGTTCACCGTGGCGCTGCCCGGCGAGACCCCGGAGGACGTGGAGGCCGTGCCCGCCCTGCTGAAGCGCGCGCAGGCGGCGGTGCGCGACCTGCCGGAGGCCGCGGGGAAGACGGGCGCGTTCGCCGGAGCGTTCCAGGTCTCCGCCAGCGCGGACGTATTCCTGCCGCGGCCGCACACGCGCTTCGAGCGCGAGGCCCTCGCGGACCTGGACGACATGCGCGCCCGGCTCGCGCTGCTCAAGCGGCGCATCGCGCGGGGGCGGCTGTACGTGCGCCGCGGCGCGGCCGAGCGCGCCTGGATCGGCGGGCTGGTGGCCCGAGGGGACCGGCGCGTCGGCGAGGCGGTGCTGCAGGCCTGGAGACTGGGATGCCTGCCGGCCACCCTGGACGAGCCCGTGGCGGCGGACCTGTGGCTCCAGGCGCTCGCGGCGTGCGGGCTGGACGGGCAGGAACTGCGTGCCGCCTTCGCCCCGGATGAGCCGCTGCCCTGGGCGATGTTCCGCGAGCCCGAGCCCACGGGCGCGGGCCTGGCCGCGGAGGGCGATGCCGCGGCCGGCGGTCTCGCGTCCCCGGCCTCGAATGGACCGGCCGCGGGAGTCGCGGGCACTTCGAACGGCACGGCCGCGGAGCCGGTATCCGGGGAATCCGCCACGCCCGGCCCGGACCCGCGCCTGTTCGGGCGCAAGCGCAGGAAGGCGCCCGCGTCGGCGGCCGCGTGGCAGCGCGGATTGCGCTTCCGCATCGAGTATGTGAAGGGCGAGGAGGTCCGGTTCACCTCGCACCTGGAAGTGATGCGCGCGCTGGAGCGCGCGGTGCGGCGCGCGGGCCTGCCGCTGGCCTACTCTCAGGGGCAGGTGCCGCACGCGAAGATGGCCTCCGGGCCGCCGCTGCCGCTGGGATTCACCAGCCGTGCCGAGTACCTGGACCTGGAATTCTCGCGCTCGGTGGACGAGGGGTTCCTGGCGGAGCTGAACGCGTGCATGAACCGCGGGCTGGAGGCGCACGAAGCGGTGGTGCTCTCCGGCAAGCCGGCCTCGCTGTCCGCCGCCCTGGACACCGCCTCGTGGAGGGCGTGGATGAGCGCGCCCGTGCTGAAGTCCCTTGGCCTCGACGCCGGCGCCTGCGCCGAGCGGTGGGGCCGCGCCCTGGAGGAGCTGCGCCGCGCGGCGCAGCCCGTCGCCTGGCCGGTGAAGCCCGGCCCGGACGCCCGCACGGCGGACGCCCGAGGAATCGCGCGCGGCGCGGCGGCCGAGTGCCGCGCCGGCGTGCCCGAGATTCGATTCGATACCCCGGTCAACGGCGGGATGCGTCCCGAGATGTTCGTCGCCCGCCTGACCGGCCTGAGCGAGCTGGACCCCCGGCTGGTGCGCGTGGAGCGCACCGGGTTGTGGGTGACCAGCGGCACGCGGCGTCTGACGCCGCTCATGGCCATCGTGTCCCACCCGGGCGCCCTGGCCGCAGCCACGGACTGGTCCTGA